The following is a genomic window from Manihot esculenta cultivar AM560-2 chromosome 9, M.esculenta_v8, whole genome shotgun sequence.
ATAAAAACAGCATTTCCAACAGAGGTGCCAAAGAGCCAATTGTGAACATCCCAAAGAACTTCCACTGCCATTCCATCAACCAAAATGGTATGATTCCCACGGAACTTCCACCGCAACCGTTTCACTTGCATCACAGTCTTACAATCCAGACGGATCAAAAGGCACGGATCACTGGTACCAATTGTGTCACATTCAATCACAAGATCATGAATTTGACCATTGTCACAAAACTGAGCCTTTGTGCTAAAAGCCTTCTTGCCAAACACATGTTCTCTCTTGGAAACAAAAACTGCATCAGAAGAAATGGGAGTGGCACTAGTTTTCTTAAAAGCTTCCTTTCTCATATCCCCCAGAAGGAGAACCATTTGCCTGTCAACAACAACACCCACGTAAAATCCCTCTAACGGTACAGGCCCAGATCCAAATTTAGCCGATGAAAGGTCCCAATAAATGTCAATTTTACAAGAATATGATTCTAAACTCTTGGACCCTTTTCTTTTCGAAAACAACCAAGGTTTAATATCAACCTTGCATAAACACCTATTAGCAGAATCATCCATTCCTACACTTAGGCCTTGACCCATCAAATTTTTACTCCAGGTAATAGTGATCAAGCAAGAGCGACCTCGAATTCGACATTGATACACACAAGTAACCAAATTCTGCGCATTTTTACTGGTATTTGA
Proteins encoded in this region:
- the LOC110622115 gene encoding uncharacterized protein LOC110622115 gives rise to the protein MRDFPSCFGENGVQVADSSSSNTSKNAQNLVTCVYQCRIRGRSCLITITWSKNLMGQGLSVGMDDSANRCLCKVDIKPWLFSKRKGSKSLESYSCKIDIYWDLSSAKFGSGPVPLEGFYVGVVVDRQMVLLLGDMRKEAFKKTSATPISSDAVFVSKREHVFGKKAFSTKAQFCDNGQIHDLVIECDTIGTSDPCLLIRLDCKTVMQVKRLRWKFRGNHTILVDGMAVEVLWDVHNWLFGTSVGNAVFMFKTCLSAEKLWSSQLLTDPNVLPWSFSHRFLDSKSQNLDFSLILYAWKNE